A genomic window from Nicotiana sylvestris chromosome 11, ASM39365v2, whole genome shotgun sequence includes:
- the LOC104240062 gene encoding protein SRC2-like: MEARYFNFTVHSASDLPDVREFGRMKVYAKVSVAGTTKCTEVDTMNDTNPKWNTTLCFIVPEKDIIQGHMYCKIELFCKRTFSHDKYVGELDLSLAPRYKGICTFPVLGNDLDQSKSIGTLKFSHALGDKLIVADSSSSSSSSSSLEDYDSVIRLIKGGVGLLNVKATASN; encoded by the coding sequence ATGGAGGCCAGATATTTTAATTTTACAGTCCATTCTGCTAGTGACCTCCCAGATGTTCGTGAATTTGGTAGAATGAAAGTTTATGCAAAGGTTTCAGTAGCAGGAACGACCAAGTGCACCGAAGTAGATACTATGAACGACACAAATCCTAAGTGGAATACGACGCTTTGCTTCATTGTGCCTGAGAAAGACATCATACAAGGGCATATGTATTGCAAAATTGAGCTTTTCTGCAAAAGGACTTTCTCACATGATAAGTATGTTGGTGAGCTGGACCTTTCTCTAGCTCCTCGTTATAAAGGAATATGTACTTTTCCAGTGCTCGGAAATGATTTAGATCAGAGCAAAAGTattggaactttgaagttttctCATGCTTTAGGAGATAAACTCATAGTTGCAgactcatcttcatcttcatcttcatcttcatcattaGAGGATTATGATAGCGTAATTCGTCTTATTAAAGGTGGAGTGGGTTTGCTGAATGTAAAGGCTACAGCGTCCAATTGA